The Psychromonas sp. MME1 genome window below encodes:
- a CDS encoding LysR family transcriptional regulator, whose protein sequence is MSTTNQLMLFWDVVQQGSFTKAATLNNLDNSALSKQIKKLESELGVQLLNRSTRSFSLTCAGEEILQEAQTIKNSLHNIQSIARAYQSEPKGILRITSPIYFGDQYLQPVISQFMKKYPQVEIVHALNDRKFDIISGKFDLAFRLGKLADSSLYAKKIADTHFVLLAANSFVADLGSPTTVPDLISLPAVIYSNGDVTLDQLKICNPAIDSHSITYKMTGSYKVSDVRTLIKAVQDGLGYALVDLSNLTKPLCELGLTQLLPDHDISTMDTAIYAIYPHVKRTMITQEFIKAVQAYIGMPARWEVYL, encoded by the coding sequence ATGTCTACCACTAACCAATTAATGCTCTTTTGGGATGTTGTGCAACAGGGCTCATTCACTAAAGCTGCCACGTTAAATAATTTAGACAATTCTGCGCTTTCCAAACAGATTAAGAAATTAGAAAGTGAGCTTGGAGTACAATTGCTTAACCGTTCAACGCGTTCTTTTTCTCTGACCTGTGCCGGCGAAGAAATTTTACAAGAAGCACAAACCATTAAAAATTCACTTCACAATATTCAATCTATTGCACGCGCTTACCAGTCAGAGCCAAAAGGTATTTTACGCATAACCTCACCGATTTACTTTGGTGACCAATACCTCCAGCCAGTCATCTCTCAATTCATGAAAAAATATCCTCAAGTCGAAATAGTGCATGCGCTTAATGACAGAAAATTTGACATCATATCGGGTAAATTTGATTTGGCATTTCGCTTAGGAAAACTCGCTGATTCTAGCCTGTACGCTAAAAAAATAGCCGATACACACTTTGTTTTATTAGCAGCAAATTCATTTGTTGCAGATTTAGGTTCACCGACAACAGTACCAGATCTTATTAGTCTGCCTGCTGTCATTTATAGCAATGGCGACGTAACGCTGGATCAACTGAAAATCTGTAATCCTGCAATAGATAGTCACTCTATCACTTATAAAATGACAGGGAGCTACAAAGTAAGTGATGTTAGAACATTAATCAAAGCGGTCCAAGATGGCCTTGGCTATGCCTTAGTCGATTTATCGAATTTAACCAAACCACTTTGTGAATTGGGTCTGACACAATTACTGCCTGATCATGATATTTCGACGATGGATACTGCTATTTATGCGATCTATCCACATGTAAAACGTACCATGATAACGCAGGAATTCATCAAAGCTGTGCAAGCATACATTGGTATGCCTGCGCGTTGGGAAGTCTATTTATAA
- a CDS encoding alkene reductase, with translation MRNKQLFKPFTNNATFSTKNRIVMAPMTRSRTTQPGDIPNEMMATYYKQRANAGLIVTEGAPISAVGRGYSMTPGIYTQAQIDGWKKVTDAVHEQGGKVFIQLWHVGRRSHSTISGLQPLAPSAVKVPDQVFGPLPDGGFGMIETECPKAMSIADINNTIADFVQASKNAMLAGFDGVEIHAAHGYLFDTFMRLESNHRTDQYGGSQENRIRFMLDTLQAVVNEIGGDKVAIRVSPHVTEGFANEDPEIIEVVLKVLKQMAPLNLAYVHFSENISRYTEVPAQFRYDVRHVYPNPIMVAGKLSKQRAQVILDNNLADLVAFGTPYVTNPDLVDRFVHNWPLNEFDADARLTLYGGGEEGYIDYPTYK, from the coding sequence TTGAGGAATAAACAGTTATTTAAACCATTTACAAATAATGCAACCTTCAGCACCAAAAATCGTATTGTGATGGCACCGATGACGCGATCACGTACGACTCAGCCTGGTGATATTCCAAATGAAATGATGGCAACCTATTACAAACAGCGCGCTAATGCAGGTTTAATAGTAACCGAAGGTGCGCCCATCTCTGCCGTTGGGCGTGGTTACTCAATGACACCGGGTATTTACACTCAAGCACAAATTGACGGGTGGAAAAAAGTTACTGATGCTGTGCATGAGCAGGGTGGTAAAGTATTTATCCAGCTTTGGCATGTTGGACGACGCAGCCATTCAACTATTTCAGGTCTTCAACCATTGGCCCCTTCTGCAGTTAAAGTACCAGACCAAGTATTTGGGCCTTTGCCGGATGGTGGTTTTGGGATGATAGAGACAGAGTGTCCAAAAGCGATGAGCATAGCTGATATTAATAATACCATTGCAGATTTTGTACAAGCGAGTAAAAATGCGATGTTAGCTGGTTTTGATGGTGTTGAAATACATGCGGCTCACGGTTATTTATTTGATACATTTATGCGATTAGAAAGCAATCACAGAACAGATCAATATGGTGGTAGCCAAGAGAATCGTATACGCTTTATGCTCGATACACTACAAGCGGTCGTGAATGAAATTGGTGGAGATAAAGTCGCTATACGTGTTTCTCCACACGTTACTGAAGGTTTCGCTAATGAAGATCCTGAAATTATTGAGGTGGTATTAAAAGTCCTTAAACAAATGGCACCTCTAAATTTAGCCTATGTGCATTTTTCAGAGAACATTTCCCGTTATACGGAAGTACCAGCGCAGTTCCGTTATGATGTACGTCATGTTTATCCGAATCCAATCATGGTTGCAGGTAAACTCAGTAAACAACGTGCACAAGTAATCTTGGATAACAATTTGGCAGATCTCGTTGCCTTTGGAACCCCATACGTCACTAATCCTGACTTAGTCGACCGTTTTGTACATAATTGGCCCTTAAATGAATTTGATGCAGATGCGCGCTTAACCCTATATGGTGGTGGCGAAGAAGGCTATATCGATTACCCAACATACAAGTAA
- a CDS encoding CHAT domain-containing protein, whose protein sequence is MHKYNRFNTAIFLELGNYKEAYNSYKLAREYSAFADDDECAVEIMFGIESLISGSEIENIARMHANGAVAAAQLGFRDEALAIADEIDCLTFSSMLLEEMPKDVKIKHASKARIYLALGDYNKAQQALFFSATFKDSLVRTLDAITTLGINELLGEGAETTNPFHFDETYMLGKIAQGKGKLEEAENIYLSLLYSHEKSDTPIVQLYNNLTFDAENKANHSTQLLNRQGVYYQLLYDLGVIAEQFDRPDQAFIYYQQSIDVIEQQRASINTEASKIGYVGNKETVYQSMVTLLIKQGKLDQAFSYVERSKARALIDTLASKQDFAPKNLDHQPTELLAQISKIDSALTTADYSETSGRSRSADRGLLRKKQQQLVSSEPELASLVTVATPEVADLQKRLRSDETLLEFYGTNTQLFAFLLTRNAIKVATLNGTSLTEIVSDFRSDLQQNGNTAYQHNANLLYQRLFLPLLSDINTSKLIIIPHGPLHYLPFNALYNGRDFMIDKYDISILPSASVLAFLNKRITAPQPLLVLGNPELDDVKLALPGAEQEAKAIAAQQPGASLLLNDAATETQVKQNAAQYKVIHFASHGIFEPDAPLTSGLLLAKDRENDGILTVRELYELSLNAELVTLSACETGLGRVDNGDDVVGFTRGFLYAGSNSIISSLWKVDDQATSQLMQSFYANMGNGGDKRLALKKAQLEVKANYNQHPYYWAAFQLTGR, encoded by the coding sequence TTGCATAAATATAATCGTTTTAACACAGCCATTTTTCTCGAATTAGGCAACTATAAAGAAGCATATAACAGCTACAAACTTGCCCGAGAGTATAGTGCCTTTGCCGATGATGATGAATGTGCAGTAGAAATAATGTTTGGTATCGAAAGTTTAATCTCTGGATCTGAAATAGAAAATATAGCCCGTATGCATGCCAATGGTGCGGTTGCAGCAGCGCAACTAGGTTTTCGTGATGAAGCATTAGCAATTGCTGATGAAATTGATTGCCTCACCTTTTCTTCTATGCTTCTTGAGGAAATGCCAAAGGATGTCAAAATAAAACACGCTAGTAAGGCGCGTATCTATCTTGCTTTAGGTGATTATAATAAAGCGCAACAAGCGTTATTTTTTTCTGCAACCTTTAAAGATAGCCTAGTGCGTACACTCGATGCGATTACAACATTAGGCATAAATGAATTACTGGGCGAGGGCGCGGAAACCACAAATCCATTCCATTTCGACGAAACCTATATGCTAGGTAAAATAGCACAAGGCAAGGGTAAACTTGAAGAGGCTGAAAATATTTATCTTAGCCTCTTATACAGCCATGAAAAGTCTGACACGCCGATAGTACAACTTTATAATAATTTAACGTTTGATGCAGAAAATAAAGCTAATCACTCGACACAGTTACTTAATCGTCAAGGAGTATATTATCAATTACTTTACGATCTTGGCGTGATAGCAGAACAATTTGACCGCCCCGATCAGGCATTTATCTATTATCAACAATCTATTGATGTGATTGAACAGCAGCGAGCCTCGATTAATACCGAAGCTTCTAAAATTGGTTATGTTGGCAATAAAGAAACCGTTTATCAAAGTATGGTAACGCTGCTGATTAAACAGGGCAAACTAGACCAAGCGTTTTCCTATGTGGAACGCAGTAAAGCCCGTGCACTCATTGATACATTGGCAAGTAAACAGGATTTTGCACCCAAAAATCTCGATCACCAGCCTACTGAGTTATTGGCGCAAATCAGTAAGATTGATTCAGCGCTAACAACAGCTGATTATAGTGAGACAAGCGGCCGAAGTCGCAGTGCAGATCGTGGATTATTACGTAAAAAACAACAACAGCTTGTAAGTTCAGAGCCAGAGTTAGCCTCTTTAGTGACGGTTGCGACACCTGAGGTTGCTGATTTACAAAAGCGTTTGCGAAGCGACGAAACATTGCTTGAATTTTACGGAACTAACACACAGCTGTTTGCTTTTTTACTTACTCGTAATGCAATCAAGGTGGCTACGCTTAACGGGACTAGTTTAACTGAGATAGTCAGCGATTTTCGTAGTGACTTACAGCAAAACGGCAACACGGCTTACCAACATAATGCTAATTTACTTTATCAACGACTTTTTTTACCCTTATTAAGTGATATTAATACGTCAAAATTGATCATTATTCCCCATGGGCCGCTCCATTATTTACCATTCAATGCACTCTACAATGGCCGTGATTTTATGATTGATAAATATGATATCAGTATTTTACCGAGTGCTTCAGTGTTAGCCTTTTTGAATAAACGCATTACTGCACCACAACCATTATTAGTACTTGGTAACCCTGAGCTAGATGATGTTAAGTTGGCGTTGCCCGGTGCGGAGCAAGAAGCGAAAGCTATTGCCGCGCAGCAGCCGGGGGCAAGTCTGTTACTGAACGACGCGGCAACTGAAACTCAAGTTAAACAAAACGCTGCCCAGTATAAAGTGATCCATTTTGCTTCACATGGCATATTTGAACCCGATGCACCGCTTACTTCCGGTTTATTATTGGCGAAGGATAGAGAAAATGATGGCATATTAACGGTACGGGAGCTCTATGAATTGAGCCTTAATGCGGAACTAGTCACATTATCTGCTTGTGAAACCGGATTAGGCAGGGTAGATAATGGGGATGATGTGGTCGGTTTTACACGTGGTTTTCTCTATGCAGGAAGCAACAGTATCATTTCGAGTTTATGGAAAGTAGATGATCAGGCAACCAGCCAATTAATGCAGAGCTTTTATGCGAATATGGGTAATGGGGGCGATAAACGCTTAGCACTCAAAAAGGCACAACTTGAAGTCAAAGCCAACTATAATCAGCATCCCTATTACTGGGCAGCATTTCAGCTGACAGGGCGTTAG
- a CDS encoding NAD(P)H-dependent oxidoreductase, which yields MPHQIITDLNSRYTAKKYDPSKRISDENMDVIKEALCLSASSINSQPWKFIIIESEQAKQRFHDTFANMHQFNQPHAKAASHIILFAHNPHYSLDDYKKVVDAEVSSGHLPASMYDTMLNGAFSFVQTNTDATGFNGHWTKAQTYLALGNTLHVLARLGIASTPMEGVDSQLIGKIFKEELAGFQCDVALAMGYSLQEEDYNYGLPKARLAMQDVLMVL from the coding sequence ATGCCGCATCAAATAATCACTGACTTAAATAGCCGTTATACTGCAAAAAAATATGATCCATCTAAACGCATTTCAGATGAGAATATGGATGTGATAAAAGAGGCGCTTTGCTTATCAGCTTCTTCAATTAATTCACAACCATGGAAATTTATTATTATTGAAAGTGAACAAGCTAAACAACGTTTTCATGATACTTTTGCAAATATGCACCAATTTAATCAACCTCATGCCAAAGCGGCATCGCATATTATATTATTCGCCCATAATCCGCATTATAGCTTAGATGATTATAAAAAAGTCGTCGATGCGGAAGTCTCATCAGGTCATCTACCAGCGTCTATGTATGACACCATGCTCAATGGCGCATTTTCATTTGTCCAAACCAATACCGATGCAACAGGATTTAATGGCCATTGGACAAAAGCACAGACATATTTAGCACTGGGCAACACATTACATGTGCTTGCACGTTTGGGCATTGCTTCAACGCCAATGGAAGGAGTTGATTCTCAATTAATTGGCAAAATCTTCAAGGAAGAGCTTGCGGGCTTTCAGTGTGATGTCGCTTTGGCGATGGGGTATAGCTTACAGGAGGAAGATTACAATTATGGCCTTCCTAAAGCTCGGTTAGCGATGCAAGATGTGTTAATGGTACTTTAA
- a CDS encoding DUF4405 domain-containing protein — protein MDKDLLNTNQLDSKKVSKNSRHWVSINLIGALMGLSVTGIISYIMGYNATIAGIHTWLGIVFIALMIFHLRNNLKSIFSYVAQSKGKRCFTISIVIMLSITLGVIFSIPPFSSVITFGQDLHKSMTISEGSYQKLTTHIGDTGIPITIEIRKGAYYESEPQLLFLGLTYTTVPQVAFWVEDLAGNYIDTLYVSQKMSNSHFVPTDELFSLVSRPEALPYWAHQRGVKYNNTQMVPDVDNSDLDGMTGATPLGDYQLSSKVNSTLRRFKVMMEINRSYDFNSHYSKDKYPEDPVYSGLGASGQPSLIYAAYIDLDIAQKTYIMDVIGHGHFSGANGMLYSDMTGIDTALQLVKRVIIDI, from the coding sequence ATGGATAAGGACTTATTAAATACAAACCAACTTGATTCCAAAAAGGTTAGTAAAAATAGCCGACACTGGGTAAGTATTAATCTTATCGGTGCTTTGATGGGGCTTAGTGTTACAGGCATTATTTCCTATATCATGGGATACAACGCGACAATTGCTGGCATACATACTTGGTTAGGTATTGTTTTTATAGCCCTGATGATATTCCACTTACGCAATAATCTTAAAAGCATTTTTTCCTATGTAGCACAGTCTAAAGGAAAGCGTTGCTTCACTATAAGCATCGTGATCATGTTGAGTATTACATTGGGAGTGATCTTCTCCATTCCCCCTTTTAGCAGCGTAATAACATTTGGACAAGATCTACATAAAAGCATGACGATTAGTGAAGGAAGTTACCAAAAATTAACGACACATATTGGCGATACAGGCATTCCTATTACAATTGAAATACGCAAAGGTGCATATTACGAATCAGAGCCACAATTACTCTTTTTAGGGTTAACCTATACCACAGTACCTCAGGTGGCATTTTGGGTAGAAGATTTAGCAGGCAATTACATTGATACTTTATATGTAAGTCAAAAAATGAGTAATAGTCATTTTGTGCCAACTGACGAGCTATTTAGCTTAGTTAGTCGCCCTGAAGCACTCCCCTATTGGGCTCATCAGCGAGGTGTTAAATATAATAATACACAAATGGTACCGGATGTTGATAATAGTGATTTAGATGGAATGACTGGTGCAACACCGCTCGGAGATTATCAACTCAGTAGTAAAGTAAACAGTACGTTACGCCGATTTAAGGTGATGATGGAAATTAATCGATCATATGATTTCAATTCGCATTACAGTAAAGACAAATATCCAGAAGATCCCGTTTACAGTGGGTTAGGTGCTTCTGGTCAACCGTCGTTGATTTATGCTGCCTACATCGATTTAGATATCGCTCAAAAAACGTATATTATGGATGTCATTGGCCATGGTCATTTCTCTGGAGCAAATGGTATGCTTTATAGTGATATGACAGGCATCGATACAGCTTTGCAGTTAGTTAAACGCGTCATCATTGATATTTAA
- a CDS encoding nuclease-related domain-containing protein, with translation MIIKNKDPLTSTDRRKIAGDKQEQDVAFFLRRAFKNTENVFVFNDLRIKYNDEVAQIDHLVLYVYGFILIESKSITGQVSVNSDEEWSRSYNGKWSGMPSPIKQVQLQERLLRELLYEKRESMLDKILFGKLQTGFGGRLWDHFCAISSNAIVQRENMPKQVSKKLVKSEFILDKLNKIIPGTIKNSLYKFSSQPWFTPEEMQKICDFLLAQHQSAHPIKRVVEPQPESQTTNTVHTPTTVPNIAKVSPDSAIAPLSCKKCHAIDNLQPAWGKFGYYVKCCACETNTAMKTHCPACSGKNTKVSKKKTLYSLICQDCNESRVILVQS, from the coding sequence TTGATTATTAAAAATAAAGATCCTCTTACCAGTACAGATAGAAGAAAGATTGCTGGTGACAAACAAGAGCAAGATGTAGCATTCTTCCTGCGCCGTGCTTTTAAAAATACTGAAAATGTATTTGTATTTAACGATTTGCGCATTAAATATAATGATGAAGTTGCGCAAATAGACCATCTAGTTTTATACGTTTATGGTTTTATCCTCATAGAATCAAAAAGTATTACCGGTCAAGTATCCGTTAATAGCGATGAAGAATGGTCACGAAGCTATAATGGTAAATGGTCAGGAATGCCTTCACCTATTAAACAAGTTCAATTACAAGAGCGATTACTACGTGAATTACTCTATGAAAAACGAGAATCCATGTTAGATAAAATCCTGTTTGGCAAGCTTCAAACTGGTTTTGGAGGGCGTCTTTGGGACCATTTTTGTGCAATTTCGAGTAATGCAATTGTTCAGCGTGAAAACATGCCTAAACAAGTATCAAAAAAACTGGTTAAATCAGAGTTCATTTTAGATAAACTAAATAAAATCATACCAGGTACTATTAAAAACAGTCTTTATAAATTTTCTAGTCAACCATGGTTTACCCCTGAAGAAATGCAAAAAATATGTGACTTTCTATTAGCTCAACATCAATCTGCCCATCCAATAAAACGGGTTGTAGAACCACAACCAGAAAGTCAAACTACAAACACAGTACATACTCCAACAACGGTACCGAACATCGCAAAAGTTTCACCTGATTCAGCGATAGCGCCATTAAGTTGTAAGAAATGTCATGCAATAGATAACCTACAACCAGCTTGGGGGAAATTTGGCTATTACGTTAAATGTTGTGCATGTGAAACAAATACAGCAATGAAAACCCACTGCCCAGCTTGCTCAGGTAAAAACACAAAAGTAAGCAAGAAAAAAACGCTATACAGCCTAATTTGCCAAGATTGTAATGAAAGTAGGGTCATCCTTGTTCAAAGTTAA
- a CDS encoding MarR family transcriptional regulator: MNKNQLTTAVLREIAIIHEKMDTHLKQKLPVNLPPSQFKLLNHLIYSTNTNESSSELAALFHVSLSAMSQIVKQLIHKGYVSLQVRDHDARQKKIIITEQGRLAHEHATGLIYFDLNRFASKFNQADMQQLFSLIHHFRLEFEK, encoded by the coding sequence ATGAATAAAAACCAACTTACCACTGCGGTATTACGTGAAATAGCGATTATCCATGAAAAAATGGATACGCACTTGAAACAAAAGTTACCGGTTAATTTGCCTCCATCTCAATTCAAATTACTTAATCACCTTATCTATAGCACTAATACCAATGAATCATCGAGTGAGCTAGCAGCACTCTTTCATGTGAGTTTGTCGGCTATGAGTCAAATAGTTAAACAACTTATCCATAAAGGTTATGTCTCTCTACAGGTTCGTGACCATGATGCTAGACAAAAAAAGATAATTATTACAGAGCAAGGTCGATTAGCGCATGAACATGCGACTGGCTTAATTTATTTCGATCTTAATAGGTTTGCATCTAAATTTAATCAAGCTGATATGCAGCAACTTTTTAGTTTAATTCATCACTTTCGTCTTGAGTTTGAAAAATAA